Proteins co-encoded in one Stigmatopora nigra isolate UIUO_SnigA unplaced genomic scaffold, RoL_Snig_1.1 HiC_scaffold_26, whole genome shotgun sequence genomic window:
- the zbtb2b gene encoding zinc finger and BTB domain-containing protein 2b, whose product MELANHGLILLQQLNAQREFGFLCDCTVAIGDVFFKAHKAVLAAFSNYFRMLFIHQDSDCVRLKATDIQPDIFSYLLNLMYTGKLAPQLIDPTRLEQGVRFLHAYPLLQEASQSVYAHPEQSINLSTSLYGIQIADQQAALSACLPLSSPVDMETLGSEAQYPTLPVGAKPVASPPEAEASTSGVQPAAEEAASESPGADVGTSASTNAILHVKPSIMKRSSSFRKHYSCHLCRSRFNQRSMLREHLLQHAQAFETQSVPSPVMVAEQSVPEAEGLLKGSRVAAVEIISDGEQTLNSGNNSDSPRAEVSTSGWGAGGNNCQADTPPPSDIADIDNLENGDLDRELKRRKYECCTCGRKFIQKSHWREHMYIHTGKPFKCSACGKSFCRANQAARHVCLNQGADAYTLVDRQSMELCAAGDDSSQMEAMFLATSKPYKCNICATTFSSPNEVIKHLCFTQGSLAGLQAGATALMLPHDELSKDDGSDLSNSGTPLEAAIKAEDILVE is encoded by the exons ATGGAGTTGGCCAACCACGGTCTTATCCTGCTGCAGCAGCTCAACGCTCAGCGAGAGTTTGGCTTCCTGTGTGATTGCACGGTGGCCATTGGAGATGTCTTTTTTAAAGCCCACAAGGCCGTGCTTGCTGCATTCTCCAACTACTTTAGAATGCTCTTCATTCACCAGGACAG TGACTGTGTACGTCTGAAGGCGACAGACATCCAGCCCGACATCTTCAGTTACCTCCTGAACCTGATGTATACCGGGAAGCTGGCCCCCCAGCTCATCGACCCCACACGTCTGGAGCAGGGCGTACGCTTCCTGCACGCCTACCCTCTGTTGCAGGAGGCCAGCCAGTCGGTCTACGCGCACCCCGAGCAGAGCATCAACCTCTCCACCTCCCTCTATGGCATTCAGATCGCCGACCAGCAGGCGGCACTGTCGGCTTGCTTGCCACTATCCTCTCCCGTCGACATGGAGACCCTGGGCTCGGAGGCTCAGTACCCCACGCTCCCGGTGGGAGCCAAGCCGGTAGCCTCTCCGCCGGAAGCCGAGGCGTCCACCAGCGGGGTCCAGCCCGCCGCAGAAGAGGCGGCCTCGGAGTCTCCGGGCGCGGACGTGGGTACGTCCGCCTCCACCAACGCCATCCTACACGTCAAGCCCAGCATCATGAAGAGGAGCTCATCCTTCCGGAAGCACTACTCCTGCCACCTTTGCAGGAGTCGCTTCAACCAGAGGAGCATGTTGAGGGAGCATCTCCTGCAGCACGCCCAGGCCTTCGAGACCCAAAGCGTGCCCTCGCCCGTTATGGTCGCCGAGCAGAGCGTGCCCGAGGCGGAGGGGCTACTTAAAGGAAGCCGAGTCGCCGCCGTGGAGATCATCAGCGACGGCGAGCAGACCCTGAATTCCGGGAACAACTCGGACTCCCCACGCGCCGAGGTATCCACGTCGGGCTGGGGCGCGGGCGGCAACAACTGCCAGGCGGACACACCGCCCCCCTCGGACATCGCCGACATCGACAACCTGGAGAACGGCGACTTGGACCGCGAGCTGAAGCGGCGGAAATACGAATGCTGCACGTGCGGGCGCAAGTTCATCCAGAAGAGCCACTGGCGAGAGCACATGTACATCCACACGGGCAAGCCTTTCAAGTGCAGCGCCTGTGGGAAGAGCTTCTGCCGTGCCAACCAGGCCGCCCGCCACGTATGCCTCAACCAGGGTGCCGACGCCTACACGCTGGTAGACCGCCAGAGCATGGAGTTGTGCGCGGCCGGTGACGACAGCAGCCAAATGGAGGCCATGTTCCTGGCCACATCCAAGCCCTACAAGTGTAACATTTGCGCCACCACCTTCTCCAGCCCCAATGAGGTCATCAAGCACCTGTGCTTCACGCAAGGGAGCCTGGCGGGGCTGCAGGCCGGCGCCACCGCTCTCATGCTCCCGCACGATGAGCTCTCCAAAGACGACGGATCCGATCTGTCCAACTCGGGCACGCCGCTCGAAGCTGCCATTAAGGCTGAGGACATCCTGGTGGAGTAG
- the dcph1 gene encoding damage-control phosphatase ARMT1, translated as MTKFPGIMATDQTGDVVPPSLSAKSVGSFAYLTVRDRLPTILTKVIDTIHRNKNKFFEEYGEEGIQAEKQTISLLSKLRNELQTDKPILALTDGLDDADAWNRYLQRQTDQHEDQEVSWFKSPWLYVECYMYRRIREALWLNPPISDYDVFNEGKTQSYFESQQATITLCTYFESFNKNMENIPDNLLCEYFNKLLQVSLWGNKCDLSISAGVDNSQKASPIESLAAFKLFILVDDSDSLWSTLVTTRQQTQSGKGRSCRVDFVLDNAGFELVTDLVLADFLLSSGLAQEIRFHGKSFPWFVSDVTVEDFHWTIRQTMAANHRSMSQTGVRWQQYMKEGVWSYHDHPFWTHPHEFCDMEANAPDLYATLQTADLVLFKGDLNYRKLTGDRDWDHTVGFDTALRGFGPAPLCSLRTLKANVQVGLQPGRGNKLSSQEPDWMTCGKYAVIQFHNPNPDKQD; from the exons ATGACTAAGTTTCCCGGAATCATGGCGACCGACCAAACCGGCGATGTAGTCCCCCCCTCTCTGTCAGCCAAGTCAGTTGG ATCGTTTGCATACTTGACTGTGAGAGACAGATTGCCCACCATCCTCACCAAAGTCATAGACACTATCCATCGcaacaaaaacaagttttttgaagaatatggAGAG GAAGGAATCCAAGCAGAAAAGCAAACAATTTCTCTGTTATCCAAACTGAGGAATGAGTTGCAAACAGACAAACCCATCCTCGCATTGACAGATGGCCTGGATGATGCAGACGCGTGGAACCGGTACCTGCAGAGACAAACGGATCAGCATGAAGACCAGGAGGTCAGCTGGTTCAAGTCTCCCTGGCTATATGTAGAATGCTACATGTACCGCAGAATACGGGAAGCCCTCTGGCTCAA cCCTCCCATCAGTGACTATGATGTCTTCAATGAAGGGAAAACCCAGAGCTACTTTGAGTCTCAGCAGGCTACAATTACTTTATGCACATATTTTGAGAGCTTCAACAAGAATATGGAAAACATCCCTGACAATCTCCTTTGCGAGTATTTCAACAAATTGCTGCAG GTTTCTCTCTGGGGAAACAAATGCGATCTATCAATATCTGCTGGTGTGGACAATTCACAAAAAGCCAGCCCCATCGAGTCTCTAGCTGCCTTCAAGCTTTTCATCTTGGTGGACGATTCTGACTCCCTGTGGTCAACACTGGTTACTACCCGGCAACAAACACAGTCGGGGAAAGGTCGCTCCTGCCGAGTGGACTTTGTTCTGGATAACGCCGGCTTTGAATTGGTCACTGACTTGGTCCTAGCTGATTTTCTGTTATCCTCCGGTCTAGCCCAGGAGATCCGCTTCCACGGCAAATCCTTCCCCTGGTTTGTTTCCGATGTGACGGTCGAGGATTTTCATTGGACAATCCGGCAGACCATGGCGGCTAATCATAGGTCGATGTCCCAGACGGGGGTGAGGTGGCAGCAATACATGAAGGAGGGAGTTTGGTCCTATCATGACCATCCGTTTTGGACGCACCCACATGAGTTCTGTGACATGGAGGCCAATGCTCCAGACCTGTACGCAACTCTGCAAACAGCAGACTTGGTGTTGTTTAAAGGCGATCTCAACTATAGGAAGTTGACAGGGGATCGAGATTGGGACCACACAGTGGGCTTTGACACTGCTCTGAGGGGGTTTGGACCAGCACCGCTATGCAGTTTGAGGACTCTGAAGGCCAACGTTCAAGTGGGGTTGCAGCCGGGCCGAGGGAACAAGCTGAGCTCTCAAGAACCGGACTGGATGACGTGTGGAAAGTACGCTGTCATTCAgttccataacccaaacccggATAAGCAAGACTGA